One segment of Dromaius novaehollandiae isolate bDroNov1 chromosome Z, bDroNov1.hap1, whole genome shotgun sequence DNA contains the following:
- the LOC135324720 gene encoding avidin-like translates to MQVAAILLLLALALATPSSSAEQTCVLTGLWFNDLGSNMTINSVNKAGEFSGTYHTAVKATSNEIKISPLQGSQHRENNSNQPTFGFTVNWSFSDATSVFVGQCFVDKHGEEILKTVWLLREQVGSLGDDWEATRVGVNVFTRQPVRRE, encoded by the exons ATGCAGGTGGCTGCCATCCTCCTGCTGCTCGCCCTGGCGCTGGCgactcccagctcctctgctgagcagaCG tgTGTCCTGACAGGACTTTGGTTCAATGACCTGGGCTCCAATATGACCATCAATTCTGTGAACAAAGCAGGCGAGTTCTCCGGCACGTACCACACGGCAGTGAAAGCCACCAGCAACGAAATCAAGATTTCTCCACTACAGGGATCCCAGCACCGTGAGAacaacagcaaccagcccaccTTCGGATTCACCGTCAACTGGAGTTTCTCAG ACGCCACCAGCGTCTTCGTGGGCCAGTGCTTCGTGGACAAGCACGGGGAGGAAATTTTGAAGACCGTGTGGCTCCTGCGAGAGCAGGTCGGCAGCCTCGGCGACGACTGGGAAGCCACCAG AGTCGGCGTCAACGTCTTCACCCGCCAACCGGTGCGCAGGGAGTGA